In one window of Helianthus annuus cultivar XRQ/B chromosome 17, HanXRQr2.0-SUNRISE, whole genome shotgun sequence DNA:
- the LOC110924683 gene encoding uncharacterized protein LOC110924683, whose amino-acid sequence MKPSETREDADVVIPREVVQKAQDKLENVLYGYFLGSRLPFPVVEYYAKNVWAKFGFTKLMMNAGGFFFFKFETKEGMLNVLEGGPWLIRKIPLFLNIWTPSVSLKKDGIKTVPVWIKLHNVPLAVYTDEGLSLLASKLGVPKRLDAYTADMCADNWGRTSFARAMIELSADNELKEHIVLAIPKLDEDGFLLEKVNVEYEWKPQRCSACCLFGHSDSTCPKSLASKSKQVTTDEDGFVTDKRKVARYGFPQKKQKPKVVYRQKTSHMGPGPSGTKNDEGERPAAKASQGVSNSNLNLKNSFSVLDQMADGDPTTSNSMGESSFDEDCVKHNTTEISEFMCAGTSNKKSEGASTPGQAGVHG is encoded by the coding sequence ATGAAGCCGTCGGAAACAAGAGAGGATGCGGATGTGGTAATCCCTAGAGAAGTAGTCCAAAAGGCCCAGGATAAGCTCGAGAATGTTCTTTATGGTTATTTCTTGGGTAGCAGGTTGCCTTTTCCGGTTGTGGAGTATTATGCAAAAAATGTTTGGGCGAAGTTTGGTTTCACGAAACTGATGATGAATGCGGGTggctttttcttcttcaagtttgaGACTAAAGAAGGTATGCTAAATGTGTTAGAAGGTGGCCCTTGGCTTATAAGGAAGATTCCCCTATTCCTCAATATTTGGACTCCATCGGTAAGTTTGAAAAAGGATGGGATTAAAACGGTGCCGGTATGGATCAAATTGCATAATGTTCCCCTTGCAGTTTACACTGATGAGGGTCTGAGTTTACTAGCGTCAAAGCTTGGGGTCCCGAAAAGATTAGATGCTTATACGGCTGATATGTGTGCTGACAATTGGGGTCGCACAAGCTTTGCTCGGGCCATGATCGAGTTATCGGCGGACAACGAGTTAAAGGAGCACATTGTCCTTGCTATTCCTAAGTTAGATGAAGACGGTTTTCTGCTGGAAAAAGTTAACGTTGAATATGAGTGGAAACCTCAAAGGTGTTCAGCTTGTTGTCTTTTTGGCCATTCGGATTCTACCTGTCCTAAATCATTAGCTTCGAAGTCTAAACAAGTAACAACTGATGAAGATGGGTTTGTAACTGACAAAAGGAAAGTTGCTAGATATGGATTTCCTCAAAAGAAGCAAAAGCCGAAAGTTGTTTATAGACAAAAAACTAGCCATATGGGTCCTGGTCCATCCGGAACTAAGAATGATGAAGGTGAACGGCCTGCGGCTAAGGCAAGTCAAGGTGTTAGTAATAGTAACCTGAATTTGAAGAACTCCTTTTCGGTTCTGGATCAAATGGCTGATGGGGACCCAACTACGAGTAACAGTATGGGTGAGAGTTCATTTGATGAAGACTGTGTAAAGCATAATACAACTGAGATTTCTGAGTTTATGTGTGCGGGTACTAGTAACAAAaaatctgagggggcaagcactcccggtcaaGCTGGTGTCCATGGGTAG
- the LOC110924684 gene encoding uncharacterized protein LOC110924684 produces the protein MHIKSDNKILFCSFVYAENNYQDRRALWDDLCKHKCFIQDRPWVVLGDFNSALSMDDYLVGPSTVPVGMREFYDCVQHNQLSDVKSHGLRFTWNQKPKNGVGVLKKIDRVMSNTQLLDLFPDAYVFYHPYRVSDHSPCILNLFPFNHNRPKPFKFANFLASKGGFIPCVAKEWAKEIPGKTMFSVVKKLSALKSPLRRLLFDQGNLHNRVKEVRLKLDAIQKAIDDNPLDLVLRDSEARCIQEFNTVSYDEECFLKQKSKAEWLAAGDSNTKFFHNCVKMRNACKKNSQYSRCSWKLVAWERCLWCSGFTLLELFGYSGQCKQVGE, from the coding sequence ATGCATATAAAATCTGATAATAAAATCCTGTTCTGCTCGTTTGTTTATGCTGAAAATAATTACCAAGATAGAAGGGCTTTGTGGGATGACCTTTGTAAACACAAGTGTTTCATTCAAGACAGACCGTGGGTGGTGTTAGGTGATTTTAATTCAGCTCTTTCGATGGATGACTACTTAGTTGGGCCATCTACTGTTCCGGTAGGGATGAGGGAGTTTTATGATTGTGTTCAACACAATCAACTTTCTGATGTTAAGAGTCATGGGCTTCGTTTCACTTGGAACCAAAAACCGAAAAATGGTGTAGGAGTATTGAAGAAGATTGATAGAGTTATGAGTAACACTCAGCTCCTTGATTTATTCCCAGATGCTTATGTTTTCTATCATCCTTATCGGGTTTCGGACCACTCGCCGTGCATTCTGAATTTGTTCCCGTTTAACCATAATCGGCCTAAGCCTTTCAAGTTTGCTAATTTCCTAGCAAGCAAGGGGGGATTTATTCCGTGTGTTGCCAAGGAATGGGCTAAGGAGATTCCGGGTAAAACTATGTTCTCGGTGGTTAAGAAGTTGTCGGCTCTTAAGTCTCCGTTAAGACGCCTTCTATTTGATCAGGGTAATCTCCACAACCGAGTGAAGGAGGTTAGATTGAAGTTGGATGCCATTCAGAAAGCAATAGATGACAACCCTTTAGACCTGGTTCTACGTGACTCTGAAGCTCGTTGTATTCAGGAATTCAATACCGTCTCGTATGATGAAGAATGCTTTCTTAAGCAAAAGTCTAAGGCAGAATGGCTTGCGGCAGGCGATTCCAACACGAAATTCTTTCATAACTGTGTGAAAATGAGGAATGCTTGCAAAAAAAATTCACAGTATTCAAGATGTTCATGGAAACTGGTCGCATGGGAACGATGTCTTTGGTGTTCTGGTTTCACATTACTCGAACTTTTTGGGTACTCAGGACAATGTAAGCAGGTTGGTGAATGA